A region from the Microbacterium lacus genome encodes:
- a CDS encoding DEAD/DEAH box helicase — translation MTSWPELMDPDLRGYIEERQATALRTYENDPDLLLEHVRQEDSFRTGGYGTRQISELLQNAVDAIGSTGTTGTVEFRIADGALYCANEGAGFTRDGVRAVTYAFLSTKRGEEIGRFGLGFKSILGITDHPQIYSRAVSFEFNAPDTAELFAGIPTEGGRLPLLRIPTVAHPVRAAAEDPNLAELMSWATTVIKLPLTREGERLRKELETFEVESLLFFKPLDRLRITIQGAPGAGPVSRDLLRAGHPDAGEVRLIVPGSEPVRWLYAERSYEPTIDVASTLPETSRRASMTVSYAVRPEGRAGVGRLWAWFPLIDETTARGIFNAPWQVNDDRTSLVPGSLLNQAMLGVAADLFLDVVTRAATPADPAAHLDLFPARGRELRSNADRFLSQAIPERAAKRPMIPDTTGELKIPAYFERVPDLQKAPITPSAARAWQERAPRKTMPHWQCFTTPTRRLRLRTLLGGTDEERSSRESGVAAWLEELAHAGAVEDVEAAISIAAALAPVSAEMKSVVGPAPIVPLEGGGWARVDASTSVLLPLDGADVPHGVRTVRADIAAFGTVADDLRLLGFRVVSADETASALAYGASDRWGHDEWGRFWGVLGSATPAVASEAIRRVRERGVDILVPTVAGGWRPAREILADPGFARAVPARHFDDARVPSVALVRAAGAVDTPIGDYPLDRDSLRPHYVSAVEKMARAHLQRSGFSDARVVVPDGDGVGPLDVLADDLTDEERVFWTRGVLRFMASREITLRVRVAPGKVAEIPASSFEWWTVRNYGRVLTTRGVVRPMEAVSSRLHVFGAFLPVVADAEFSVTLGLPSQLDAVPAQHLNAFLATEGYGVSDAKAFAELVRVCASRSDVAIPDTIPAVSKGVVTLTPRREVAVTMKTSDVAALDEASVAYIPTDGDFGELVSKWELLTAGDALQQSLEVIGVGESTPVLDIYPSLQGRVTARLNKQKIARAESIFRVLQSIHGVSKRRLVAAKQDGVVIVDSSLDSEQTLEQLARALDLGLTAGDVKGVLRDDEDARRSELIERAQVARNNESRLLILVGAEVLRQRLPNGLLAAVESRTGILGDREVAELFLQVHGQDAVRALREDLTRVGVPVPRQWDGSPAAQSAVKLLGFDTSFAGARESHPPSVTQVQGQIFLNELHDFQAALAEQITELATTADPARKRGLLYLPTGAGKTRVTVEALLRLMKIGAVESPLLWIAQSEELCEQAITAFTEVWRWIGDERPLDISRFWSGHELDESNEELQIVVAIDATLLSRLGEPQYAWLTRPGMVVIDEAHTAGTKTYTDILRNLGLTAARTDRPLLGLTATPFRGRNEELNRRFVERFGSNRLEALDPEDPIGELRDRAVLSEVDYDILRGVSVSVSDQDAEFRQMKEVTKNMLTLIGQDMGRTQTVVDHITSLLQENPDWPVLVFAASVASAHTIAALLRLQDVRADSVDGGVRKHQRRRVVERFKTGESQVLVNCDLLTQGFDAPKVRALYIARPTFSPNRYLQMVGRGLRGPANGGTERCLVVNVEDTFEQFGEQLAYNEFDYLWSKK, via the coding sequence GTGACGAGCTGGCCGGAGCTCATGGATCCCGATTTGCGGGGCTACATCGAAGAGCGACAGGCGACCGCCCTGCGGACCTACGAAAACGATCCCGACCTGCTGCTGGAGCACGTCAGGCAGGAAGACAGCTTCCGCACCGGCGGCTACGGCACTCGGCAGATCAGCGAGCTGCTGCAGAATGCGGTCGATGCCATCGGGAGTACGGGCACAACCGGAACGGTGGAGTTCCGCATCGCCGATGGGGCGCTCTACTGCGCGAACGAGGGGGCAGGATTCACGCGGGACGGCGTCCGTGCGGTCACCTACGCCTTCCTCAGCACGAAGCGCGGCGAGGAGATCGGCCGATTCGGTCTCGGGTTCAAGTCGATCCTCGGCATCACCGACCACCCGCAGATCTACAGTCGCGCGGTGAGCTTCGAGTTCAACGCTCCCGACACGGCCGAGCTGTTCGCCGGCATCCCGACGGAGGGTGGTCGTCTTCCGCTCCTCCGCATCCCGACGGTCGCCCACCCCGTGCGCGCGGCGGCCGAAGATCCGAACCTCGCCGAGCTGATGTCGTGGGCGACGACTGTCATCAAGCTCCCCCTCACCCGTGAGGGTGAGCGACTCCGCAAGGAGCTCGAAACCTTCGAGGTTGAGTCGTTGCTGTTCTTCAAGCCGCTCGACCGGCTGCGGATCACGATCCAAGGGGCGCCGGGAGCCGGGCCGGTCTCCCGTGATCTTCTGCGAGCGGGTCACCCGGACGCCGGTGAGGTGCGCCTCATCGTTCCAGGATCGGAGCCCGTCCGCTGGCTCTACGCAGAGCGGTCGTACGAACCGACGATCGACGTGGCCTCGACCTTGCCCGAGACGTCGCGTCGGGCATCCATGACCGTGTCCTATGCCGTGCGCCCGGAGGGCCGTGCCGGTGTGGGCCGACTGTGGGCGTGGTTCCCCCTGATCGACGAGACGACGGCAAGGGGTATCTTCAACGCGCCGTGGCAGGTGAACGACGACCGCACGTCCCTCGTCCCTGGGTCACTCTTGAACCAGGCGATGCTCGGTGTCGCCGCCGACCTGTTCCTCGATGTCGTCACACGCGCAGCGACTCCGGCGGATCCCGCTGCGCATCTGGATCTGTTCCCCGCCCGCGGACGTGAGCTGCGCAGCAATGCCGACAGGTTCCTGTCGCAGGCAATCCCCGAGCGTGCAGCGAAGCGTCCGATGATCCCGGACACGACCGGCGAGTTGAAGATCCCAGCGTACTTCGAGCGCGTTCCCGATCTGCAGAAGGCCCCCATCACGCCGTCGGCCGCGCGCGCGTGGCAGGAACGCGCGCCACGCAAGACGATGCCGCATTGGCAGTGCTTCACGACGCCCACCCGCCGCCTTCGGCTGCGCACGCTGCTCGGTGGAACCGATGAGGAGCGCTCGTCGCGGGAGAGCGGCGTGGCAGCGTGGCTCGAAGAGCTGGCCCACGCCGGCGCCGTCGAAGACGTCGAGGCCGCGATCTCCATCGCCGCGGCACTGGCGCCCGTGTCTGCTGAGATGAAGAGCGTGGTCGGTCCCGCGCCCATCGTGCCGCTCGAAGGCGGGGGCTGGGCACGGGTGGATGCATCGACTTCGGTGCTTCTGCCACTGGACGGCGCCGATGTGCCGCACGGGGTGCGGACGGTACGAGCGGACATCGCGGCCTTCGGCACGGTGGCGGACGACTTGCGCTTGCTGGGGTTCCGCGTCGTCTCGGCTGACGAGACGGCATCAGCGTTGGCGTACGGTGCGTCCGATCGTTGGGGGCACGACGAGTGGGGGAGATTTTGGGGCGTCCTCGGGAGTGCGACTCCGGCGGTGGCGTCGGAGGCGATTCGCCGGGTTCGTGAGCGTGGGGTTGACATCCTCGTCCCGACCGTGGCCGGCGGTTGGCGCCCTGCGCGCGAGATCCTCGCCGATCCGGGATTCGCGAGGGCTGTGCCCGCGCGCCACTTCGACGACGCCAGGGTGCCCAGTGTCGCGCTCGTGAGGGCCGCGGGAGCCGTCGACACCCCGATCGGCGACTACCCGCTCGACCGGGATTCGCTGAGGCCGCACTATGTGTCAGCGGTGGAGAAGATGGCACGCGCTCATCTCCAGCGCTCGGGCTTCAGTGACGCGCGCGTCGTCGTACCTGACGGCGACGGAGTGGGGCCTCTCGACGTCCTTGCCGACGACCTCACCGACGAGGAGCGGGTCTTCTGGACGCGCGGTGTACTCCGGTTCATGGCGAGCCGCGAGATCACGCTGAGGGTCCGAGTCGCACCGGGGAAAGTCGCCGAGATTCCGGCATCCAGCTTCGAGTGGTGGACCGTTCGCAACTACGGCCGCGTTCTCACCACCCGGGGGGTGGTGCGGCCCATGGAGGCGGTGTCGTCCCGACTTCATGTGTTCGGTGCGTTCTTGCCCGTAGTGGCCGACGCGGAGTTCAGCGTCACGCTGGGGCTGCCCAGTCAGCTCGATGCGGTTCCCGCTCAACACCTAAATGCCTTCTTGGCCACGGAGGGATACGGCGTGTCCGACGCGAAGGCATTCGCGGAGCTCGTCCGCGTGTGCGCATCGCGCTCCGACGTCGCCATCCCGGACACCATCCCTGCCGTTTCCAAGGGCGTGGTGACGCTCACACCGCGACGTGAAGTCGCGGTGACGATGAAAACGAGCGATGTTGCGGCGCTCGACGAAGCGTCGGTCGCGTACATCCCGACGGACGGTGACTTCGGCGAACTCGTCTCGAAGTGGGAGCTGCTCACCGCGGGTGATGCACTGCAGCAGTCACTCGAAGTCATCGGCGTCGGCGAATCCACGCCGGTGCTCGACATTTACCCCAGTCTGCAGGGACGCGTGACGGCGCGCCTCAACAAGCAGAAGATCGCGCGGGCCGAGTCCATCTTCCGCGTACTGCAGAGTATCCACGGCGTGTCCAAACGCCGCCTCGTCGCGGCGAAGCAGGACGGTGTCGTGATCGTCGATTCGTCTCTGGACTCGGAGCAGACGCTCGAACAACTCGCGCGCGCGCTGGATCTGGGGCTCACCGCCGGTGATGTCAAGGGCGTGCTCCGCGACGACGAAGACGCGCGACGGAGCGAACTGATCGAGCGCGCGCAGGTGGCGCGCAACAACGAGTCTCGTCTGCTCATCCTCGTCGGAGCTGAGGTCCTCCGGCAGCGTCTGCCGAACGGACTGCTTGCGGCCGTGGAGTCCCGCACCGGGATCCTCGGCGATCGGGAAGTCGCCGAACTGTTCCTACAGGTCCATGGGCAGGACGCCGTGCGCGCTTTGCGGGAGGACCTGACCCGAGTAGGTGTTCCCGTCCCTCGCCAGTGGGACGGTTCGCCCGCTGCGCAAAGCGCGGTCAAGCTCCTCGGGTTCGACACATCTTTCGCGGGTGCACGCGAATCGCACCCGCCCTCGGTCACCCAGGTGCAGGGGCAGATCTTCCTCAACGAGTTGCACGACTTCCAGGCCGCGCTCGCAGAGCAGATCACCGAGCTCGCCACCACCGCTGATCCTGCGAGGAAAAGGGGACTCCTCTACTTGCCCACGGGTGCCGGGAAGACCAGAGTCACCGTCGAGGCGCTGCTCAGGCTCATGAAGATCGGTGCTGTGGAGTCGCCGCTCCTCTGGATCGCCCAGAGTGAGGAACTCTGCGAGCAGGCGATCACGGCCTTCACCGAGGTCTGGCGGTGGATCGGAGATGAGCGCCCGCTCGACATCAGTCGCTTCTGGTCAGGTCACGAGCTCGATGAGTCGAACGAAGAGTTGCAGATCGTCGTCGCCATCGACGCGACGCTGCTCAGTCGGCTCGGCGAACCGCAATACGCGTGGCTGACTCGCCCGGGCATGGTCGTCATCGATGAGGCACACACCGCGGGGACGAAGACGTATACCGACATCCTACGCAACCTCGGACTCACCGCGGCGCGCACCGACCGGCCTCTGTTGGGGTTGACGGCGACTCCGTTCCGGGGCCGCAATGAGGAGCTCAATCGACGGTTCGTGGAGCGGTTCGGGTCGAACCGGCTCGAGGCGCTGGACCCGGAGGATCCCATCGGCGAATTGAGGGATCGTGCCGTGCTCTCGGAAGTCGACTACGACATCCTCAGGGGCGTGTCGGTGTCGGTGTCTGATCAGGATGCCGAGTTCCGACAGATGAAGGAAGTCACGAAGAACATGCTGACCTTGATCGGTCAGGACATGGGCCGCACTCAAACCGTCGTCGACCACATCACGTCGCTCCTCCAGGAGAACCCTGACTGGCCGGTCCTCGTCTTCGCGGCATCCGTCGCCTCCGCACACACCATTGCGGCGCTCTTGCGTCTGCAGGATGTACGGGCCGACTCGGTGGACGGCGGTGTGCGGAAGCATCAACGGCGACGCGTGGTCGAGCGCTTCAAGACGGGGGAGTCGCAGGTGCTCGTCAACTGCGACCTGCTCACACAGGGGTTCGATGCGCCCAAGGTGCGTGCGCTGTACATCGCCCGACCGACGTTCAGTCCGAACCGATATCTGCAGATGGTGGGGCGTGGTCTACGCGGGCCGGCGAACGGCGGAACGGAAAGGTGCCTGGTCGTGAACGTCGAGGACACCTTCGAGCAGTTCGGCGAGCAGCTCGCCTACAACGAATTCGACTATCTCTGGAGCAAGAAATGA
- a CDS encoding helicase-related protein: protein MSATEVTERSALNVAPGSLVRVRDADWLVTNASPTQDGLLIEVTGLSELVRDTRAAFYEHLDEIVPYDPRKTKVRADDSPKYRRSRLWLESTLRKTPIPLGEGRLSVSTQMLTDALGYQRSAVRKALSNDNLRPRILLADTVGLGKTIEIGMILSELVRRGRGERILVVTPKHVLEQMQFEMWTRFALPFVRLDSGGIQRVRQKLPATRNPFSLYKRVIISMDTLKQDRYLNHLRKHQWDAVVIDESHNLTGSGTQNNSLARVLAPNTEALILASATPHNGNKESFAELVRLLEPTAVGPDGDIDRTALDRLVVRRHRHSAEVAREVGDDWAERKELQHLLVDASPEEDAVAQELADVWLYPTAGTSPYSGENKGLFPWTLAKAYLSSPPALVESVRNRIRTLGEELTVAQQREREALDRLLTLAQASAAGPSAKIEKLIEYLKGIGISKTSEMRAVIFSERVPTLLWLQRELQAHLGLKAEQVAVLYGGLSDVEQQEVVESFKLSSSPIRILVTGDIASEGVNLHSQCHELVHFDIPWSLIRIEQRNGRIDRYGQRHAPQITTLLLRPSHDKFAGDVRVLTALVKRENEAHGALGDAGALMGSYSVAAEEKAVESALSKGQSLEDVIPSPEAVAANDADPWLSFILDEADHHVDTTTEVTVSERITTGLFPSDAAYLAAALEEVFETPAASQAAGGVEWREHAGYGLVELSPTDDLRQRLSVLPQAYLADRRVVDDMKLAITPTLAHASLKEARDDRSNQKGLWPEAHYLGPLHPVLDWAGDRTLARLGRDEVFVVRGDVFAPTVLVLGSLTNERGQVIATNLVAVSGTSVQPFADAAEAFDELGVTHDRSNPSPVGDVDDLQKLIPTAVDAAEEHLRLTSEAAAQDVRRRVSEWSDRVQEWVDASESQRQIEELRARTRRVREEAEIARTMLPARRLARPLLVIVPEEN, encoded by the coding sequence GTGAGTGCCACCGAGGTGACCGAGCGCAGCGCACTCAACGTCGCCCCCGGCTCCCTGGTCCGCGTCCGCGACGCGGACTGGCTCGTCACAAACGCGTCCCCCACGCAAGACGGCCTCCTCATCGAAGTCACGGGGCTCTCCGAACTCGTGCGCGACACCCGCGCCGCGTTCTATGAGCACCTCGACGAGATCGTCCCCTACGACCCGCGCAAGACGAAGGTCCGCGCCGACGACTCCCCCAAGTACCGTCGCTCGCGGTTGTGGCTCGAGTCCACGCTCCGCAAGACGCCGATTCCCCTCGGCGAAGGCCGCCTCTCCGTCTCGACCCAGATGCTCACCGATGCCCTCGGTTACCAGCGCTCCGCGGTCCGCAAGGCGCTCAGCAATGACAACCTCCGCCCCCGCATCCTGCTGGCCGACACCGTGGGTCTCGGCAAGACGATCGAGATCGGGATGATCCTGTCCGAACTCGTCCGCCGGGGCCGCGGCGAGCGCATCCTCGTCGTCACTCCCAAGCACGTGCTCGAGCAGATGCAGTTCGAGATGTGGACCCGCTTCGCCCTGCCCTTCGTCCGCCTCGATTCGGGCGGCATCCAGCGCGTCCGCCAGAAGCTGCCGGCAACGCGCAATCCGTTCAGCCTCTACAAGCGCGTCATCATCTCGATGGACACGCTCAAACAGGACCGCTACCTCAACCACCTCCGCAAGCACCAGTGGGATGCCGTCGTGATCGACGAGTCACATAACCTCACCGGCTCGGGTACGCAGAACAACTCACTCGCCCGGGTCCTCGCGCCGAACACCGAGGCCCTGATCCTCGCTTCGGCGACGCCGCACAACGGGAACAAGGAGTCGTTCGCCGAGCTCGTCCGCCTGCTCGAACCGACGGCGGTCGGCCCCGACGGCGACATCGATCGCACAGCGCTCGACCGGCTCGTCGTTCGTCGCCACCGCCACTCCGCCGAAGTCGCGCGCGAAGTCGGTGACGACTGGGCGGAACGCAAGGAGCTGCAGCATCTGCTCGTCGACGCCTCGCCGGAAGAGGATGCCGTCGCTCAAGAGCTCGCGGACGTCTGGCTGTACCCGACTGCGGGAACAAGCCCGTATTCGGGCGAGAACAAGGGCCTGTTCCCGTGGACCCTTGCGAAGGCCTACCTGTCGAGCCCGCCCGCGCTCGTCGAGTCTGTACGCAATCGCATCCGCACGCTCGGCGAAGAGCTCACCGTCGCACAGCAGCGCGAGCGTGAGGCGCTCGACCGACTTCTCACCCTCGCCCAGGCGAGCGCGGCCGGCCCGTCCGCGAAGATCGAGAAGCTCATCGAATACCTCAAGGGCATCGGCATCTCGAAAACCTCCGAGATGCGGGCGGTCATCTTCTCCGAGCGCGTCCCCACGCTCCTTTGGCTGCAACGCGAGCTCCAGGCCCACCTCGGCCTAAAGGCCGAGCAGGTCGCCGTCCTCTACGGCGGTCTCTCCGACGTCGAGCAGCAGGAGGTCGTCGAGTCCTTCAAGCTCTCGTCGAGCCCGATCCGCATCCTCGTCACCGGCGACATCGCGTCGGAGGGGGTGAACCTCCACTCCCAGTGCCACGAGCTCGTCCACTTCGACATCCCGTGGAGCCTCATCCGCATTGAGCAGCGCAACGGCCGCATCGACCGCTACGGGCAGCGCCACGCGCCGCAGATCACGACGCTTCTGCTCCGTCCGAGCCACGACAAGTTCGCGGGTGACGTGCGCGTGCTCACCGCCCTCGTCAAGCGCGAGAACGAGGCTCACGGCGCACTGGGAGACGCCGGCGCACTCATGGGCAGCTACAGCGTGGCCGCCGAAGAGAAGGCGGTGGAGTCCGCCCTCAGCAAGGGCCAGTCCCTCGAAGACGTCATCCCCTCCCCCGAGGCGGTCGCCGCGAACGACGCCGACCCGTGGTTGAGCTTCATCCTCGATGAGGCAGACCACCACGTCGACACCACCACCGAGGTGACCGTGTCGGAGCGCATCACGACAGGTCTGTTCCCGTCGGATGCCGCCTACCTGGCCGCCGCGCTCGAGGAGGTCTTCGAGACCCCCGCCGCATCGCAGGCCGCGGGCGGCGTCGAGTGGCGCGAGCACGCCGGCTATGGACTGGTGGAGCTCAGCCCGACCGACGATCTGCGTCAGCGCCTTTCGGTGCTCCCCCAGGCCTATCTCGCCGACCGCCGCGTCGTCGACGACATGAAGCTCGCGATAACGCCGACGCTCGCGCACGCCTCGCTCAAGGAAGCGCGCGACGACCGCTCGAACCAGAAGGGGCTGTGGCCCGAGGCCCACTACCTCGGCCCGCTGCATCCGGTGCTCGACTGGGCGGGCGATCGCACCCTCGCCCGCCTCGGCCGCGATGAGGTGTTCGTCGTGCGCGGTGACGTGTTCGCGCCGACGGTCCTCGTCCTGGGATCTCTCACGAACGAGCGCGGCCAGGTCATCGCGACGAACCTGGTCGCGGTCTCCGGCACGTCGGTGCAACCTTTCGCCGACGCCGCCGAGGCGTTCGACGAGCTCGGCGTCACGCACGACCGCAGCAACCCCTCCCCCGTGGGCGACGTCGACGACCTGCAGAAGCTCATCCCGACGGCCGTCGACGCCGCCGAGGAGCACCTGCGCCTGACGTCCGAGGCCGCGGCACAAGACGTGCGTCGCCGCGTGAGCGAGTGGTCCGATCGTGTGCAGGAGTGGGTGGATGCCTCGGAATCGCAGCGGCAGATCGAAGAGTTGCGCGCACGCACCCGCCGCGTCCGCGAAGAGGCCGAGATCGCACGGACGATGCTGCCCGCGCGGCGGCTCGCCCGACCGTTGCTCGTGATCGTCCCCGAGGAGAACTGA